The segment ATCTTGGAATGTAGTATTAATAAAACTGtctttttcgagaaaatcaaagtaatttttacttattccTGCATCATCAAAAGTAGTTATAGTTGGATTCGTAGAGTATTTGGTAAGGGGAAAAGAATGAGTTTTTAACTAATCTGGTCTCGCTAAAAAtacgttaaaaattgaaataatttttactcctTACTCACTTAGGACATTTTTTAAGGCAGATGATCTGCGTGAAAATTAATCTTACGACAGTCTTTCAGCCTGTTAATTTAAGCCATTTAAAGTCAGACTTTACCGATTGATGGTGTAAATCAAATAGTATATGGAtcagtcaaattaatttgatcgtCAACTTCCAATCTGGATGCCTTAATCCATCTAACTCTTCAATCTTTTTTGAAATGCCAGATTGACACCACATAAAACAGGTGACATTTTAATGCATATTACCCGTTGAAAAATTTCTACCTAACTTATAAATATCCCGCGTACAGCTATCAAAAGCAGCAGAACATTTTGTAAGGTCTAAAACCTCTAGAAATATTTAGAAAGATCTGAAACACGCCTTAAAGAATTACAAAGAAACGacaaaaattagtaaaaccAACAACCATTGAAAAAcctacattaaatttattaaaaactcttCATCTGACCAAATacttataattataataattcattcaCTTTTCTACggtataattttctttaccCCAATTTTGCAATCCAACAAATACCAAAAAAAGTGGGTTCTATAATTaatcacttaattttatttcatgattttcaaattgtaatgTTGCACTCATTTTCGCACTAATAAACTCATACATTCCCTGATCACTGCGTTCCACCACAAAGGAATCTTGAAGTGATTGATTATCATTTCTAGAAATCTCACTAATATCGgaggtaattttttcaacaagctttatcagatgaaaaatttgctcatgCGTTGTAAACTTTAAGTTAGTGAattttgtgattatttttaacgatAAGACTTGTTATATAAAAGTGCTGAGCCTCGTCGTCCACTCATTTGTCTTAAACTAAAATACAATGGCTAACACTTTGCTAGCATTGCTTTTTGTGACCACAGTGGTGTCAGTAGCCTTTGTGTTTGGGCATGGATTCTGCAAAAATCCTCCGAACAGGTCATCGATGTGGCGGTTTGGATTCAACACGCCTGTCAACTACGAGGACAGCCAACTCTGGTGTGGAGGTTATCAGGTAATTCATTCAagattgaaaactattttactGGCTTCAAAAATCCCTGAATCATATTCTAGCTGATCTtgttttttgtagtttttaaatattgtatcttcctttgattttatttttaatggtgGAGGAGCTCTCGTTTAATTGTTATTTCCCAGCATGTATACATCTTTGACTGCAGGCTCAGCACGGAGTATTTGGTGGAAAGTGCGGTCCTTGCGGAGACTCCTACGGGGACGCCCGTCCTAGAGCGAACGAAAACACCGGAAAATTCGGCCGTGGCATCGTGGTCAGGAACTACACGCAAGGTCAAATCATCACGACCACTTTCGAAATCACTGCCAGTCACATGGGATGGATTCAGTACAGCATTTGCAAGTAGGCCCTTTTGAAGACCAGTGTATAAAATctgtataattaattaattttactcagATTGAACGCCACAAACCAGCTGGAAACCGAAGAGTGTTTTGTACCGCTGCAGTTGAAAAATTCGACTGAGACGAAATACGTGCTGCCCGACGCTAACATCGGCGAAACCACGATTCAGTTGCAGCTGCCGCCCAACCTAGTGTGTCAAAGGTGTGTCCTGCAGTGGCACTATCACACCGCTAACTCGTGGGGAACCTGCGATGATAACATCACCGGCGCAGTGGGCTGCGGGCCCCAGGAGACCTTCCGCTCCTGTTCCGACGTAGCCATTCTGCACAAATTATAGCAACGTTTCTCCATCCGCGTCAGAGACTTCTGTAAGTCATCTGTCAAGGTGCACTCGAAGaagcaaagtaaattttaaaatatataaacataCATATCGTGTAATCATCAGACGCATTATATCACGCGTTCAAATTAGTTAATCTTCAGGGGTCCTCCCtgattttgcatttgattTATATCAATCTTTTTACAATCAACCATTTTTGTAAGTAAAGAAGTCGAAAGACGACAATAAAAAACTGTTATGATGAttcttattgttttatttctatatgGGACTCTTTTATCTGCTgacaacaaataaaacaatacaCCTCAAAATCAGTTGTacagcattttaaattctagaAACTCACAACAGTGTTAAATATCCTTCAGTAAATCACAGCGTTTCTTTATCTTGACATATATTTCGTCGAGATTTATCAAAGTAAAGAATTGGTGCGTAATACTTTACAGCCTCAAACAGAgatttaggaaaaattataagtttttgttttataatatgagataaatataaaatgaaattagatttacaaaaaatttcaaaccccATTTTTTCGATGGAGGATCCTGCATgggctatttaaaatttatgcatgaCTCATAATGATTTCCTactaaagtattttttattcgattaaatttttattttagagatATATAGAAACATGCAATTGGAACTAACGCGAGGGAAATATGTATCATAGTTGGCagttattataaatattttattaaattttcacttaattttacattatatGGAAGAAAATACATATCTGTTTCACTATTTATGTGAGGCAATTATATAAATGAGACGGTCCGATGTGACTTAGCAATCAGTATTACACAACAGTGGTCGGAGGGtgctatatttatatttatatgcaTAGGAATGGATTCAGATATCGGCCAGCCATTCTTTTAAGTCATGTTGCaaattgtgataaaaacataattaatgatccaaaattaatattttatggacTATAAGATAATGTCAATCGAGAGTGTCAACCAgtcagatttaaatttcggCCAATAAATCATCTATCTTGAATCATATTTGTTCTGCAATCCGTCAATATCTTTcacttttgacaaaaataaatgtaacatcaaatgcaaatgcaataaggaaaaataaaataaaaataggacgCATCTATGCGTcactttattatttctttatcaGAAATAGGGTGGTGACAACAGCAATCAAAGCATGAGCTTAAGAGAGAATCGTGTTCATATTCTACATCAAagacattatttttcaagtatAAAAGAAATATCGCATCACGTCAATATCATGTGCAAACAGCAAAGAggcgttttaaaattcaatcggCCAACAACACCCTGCGATAACGGACATCAGCTTGGGTGATACGTGCGAACTTCGTATTATACGTAACAATCTCGAACACTCTCAATGCCTTTCACAAACGTTGCTCAGTTAGCTTTGAGTCACCAAATCGTTAGATTTGTTGGCTTGTTATTTCATCggaagaataattaaatgtaatggTGCTTCAGGTGTTTACCTTATCGCTGTGCTGCTGGAATTTTACCGACAAACGATTGTCACAAGTGGCTGAAGTGCAAATGCGTGTAGATTTATATCTTGCTGTTTAATAAGCTATAGATTGCTCTGTGAACGGTCTGAATTAAACATGAATTATAATTGATAATGCAATCGACAGTCGgcatttaagaaaaacaaaaagtgcgAATTTAAACACACTTAGATTTTCAGATAGAGACATTGTATCATGCAATGTCAAGTTTAATCTCCAATTcattatctatttattttaaattagccgTCATTATTGGCGCAttatatgataaaattttgctgtacTAAAAGGAGGGGAAGTAagagatattttaaacattttgtttcagcaTACACATCAAAGCGACGTGTgtggtaataataaaaatgtccaCCCTTTGAAAATCTTTGCTCGAGCGCTTCAAAGTGAAAAAGCCAGCGTGGCGTAATTTGGCTCTTTTACAGACAGGGCTATCGAACGAGCGGAGTCTCAGGTTCCGCGGTGCGGACGCGCGTATTAGCGCAACAGAGTCATTTTCCCACACGGTTGCCCGCCTTGGACGAACGAGGCAGCGCAAAACCGCAATGCGTGCTTAACgaaataacaatatttcacATCAGGCGGAATAAAATCTGTTAAAACTGCTTCATAGCGTTGACGCTGGCTGGCGTGCTCGAcgaaaattaatccaattcGCGTTCGCTGCGGCGTGTTGACGCCTGGAATGCGCTGCATGCGAcggctaaataaaattatatcgcGCAGAGAAAGATTTGCATATCAAGCGGAAAGAGTCTGAATCCGAATCAGCAACATGTTATGCCGTTCCATTTGCGATTTGActttcaagagaaaaaaaccgaaaatagTGTAGAATTTAATGTTAATGCATCCAACTGTAAATTAACTTTCATTTATTGGAGTTTGACATATCTTTTCTGGATAACAATAAGACTCATACTGTATGTgatcaattgaaataatttttaaatgaagttttGCCTTCAGGcttccaaatattttgaaacaaaaaggcGGTAACGTGTTGAAAAGTAGCAATTATTAGGCTATACTTGTAAATCAAAATGTGCTTTAAATTAAGTAGAATTTCAATTGTAAAACAccgtaaatatttcacattttaaaaaaaattatttttgaggaaaattttttatttttaaaaatctatactgaaataaaatacacaatttACCCAGTGGAGTTAGTTTAAGgtttctcatttttcatcaaatctgaagtaaaatttagtttttaaataatttgaaatgataAAACAAAGTTCTTGCAACATATGTGGAAAGCAAAAATAGATAATCCTAAAGCATCAGTCCAACAagtgagataa is part of the Cloeon dipterum chromosome 1, ieCloDipt1.1, whole genome shotgun sequence genome and harbors:
- the LOC135946543 gene encoding uncharacterized protein LOC135946543 — translated: MANTLLALLFVTTVVSVAFVFGHGFCKNPPNRSSMWRFGFNTPVNYEDSQLWCGGYQAQHGVFGGKCGPCGDSYGDARPRANENTGKFGRGIVVRNYTQGQIITTTFEITASHMGWIQYSICKLNATNQLETEECFVPLQLKNSTETKYVLPDANIGETTIQLQLPPNLVCQRCVLQWHYHTANSWGTCDDNITGAVGCGPQETFRSCSDVAILHKL